One Helianthus annuus cultivar XRQ/B chromosome 12, HanXRQr2.0-SUNRISE, whole genome shotgun sequence genomic region harbors:
- the LOC110868444 gene encoding kirola, translated as MALSGKRVAQIEIKPKGDVFHKLWKANPHHIPNLSPTLVQNCQLHEGEIGTVGCVLHWNYLYEGKDCVAKTRILAIDDEKKLTTYQVVEGDFLKLYKNIYMYCHVDTKGPNHVVTWTFEYEKLSPDVPDPDALLDFYKRLTKDIETKHL; from the exons ATGGCATTGAGTGGTAAAAGAGTAGCTCAGATTGAGATCAAGCCGAAGGGCGACGTTTTTCACAAGTTATGGAAGGCAAACCCGCACCACATTCCTAACTTGAGCCCGACTTTAGTTCAAAACTGCCAACTCCATGAGGGTGAAATCGGAACCGTGGGCTGTGTACTCCACTGGAACTATTTGTATG AAGGAAAAGACTGTGTTGCAAAGACTCGAATCCTTGCCATTGACGACGAGAAAAAGTTAACCACCTATCAGGTAGTTGAAGGCGATTTTCTCAAACTATATAAGAACATTTATATGTATTGTCATGTAGATACGAAGGGTCCAAATCACGTGGTCACATGGACATTTGAGTATGAAAAGTTAAGCCCTGATGTTCCTGATCCAGACGCACTCCTGGACTTTTATAAAAGGCTCACCAAAGATATAGAGACAAAGCATCTCTAG
- the LOC110868443 gene encoding kirola, producing MASSGKRVAQVEIKAKGDVFHDLWKANPHHIPNLSPTLVQNCQTHEGEPGTVGSVLHWNYFHDGKDCVAKTKILAIDEEKKSINFQIVDGDFLKLYKSLYVNLHVDTKGSKHVVTWTVEYEKLSPNVPDPDTFMEFYKRLTKDIETNHL from the exons ATGGCATCGAGTGGTAAGAGAGTCGCTCAGGTTGAAATCAAGGCAAAGGGTGACGTTTTTCATGACTTATGGAAGGCAAACCCGCACCACATTCCTAACTTGAGCCCGACTTTAGTGCAGAACTGTCAAACCCATGAGGGTGAACCCGGAACCGTGGGCTCTGTCCTCCATTGGAACTATTTCCATG ATGGAAAAGACTGTGTTGCAAAAACAAAAATCCTTGCCATTGACGAGGAGAAAAAGTCAATCAACTTTCAGATAGTTGACGGAGATTTCCTCAAACTTTATAAGAGCCTTTATGTCAATCTTCATGTGGATACCAAGGGTTCAAAACACGTGGTCACATGGACCGTCGAGTATGAAAAGTTAAGCCCTAATGTTCCTGACCCGGACACATTCATGGAGTTCTACAAAAGGCTCACTAAGGATATTGAGACTAACCATCTCTAG